The genomic interval GTTCTCCCCGATCAGAAATCCACGAAACCCATGTTTATAAAATAATTTCAATGTGTCTACCTGACTTATCCCGCTTTCAGCCACTTTAACAGCGTCATTGGGAAGTTGTTCGGCCATCCGCAGGCTTCGGTCGAGGTCTACGGAAAATGTCTTTAGGTCACGGTTGTTTATACCAATGATCCGCGTTGCATCACCTGCATGTCCAAGTTCTTCCTCATCATGCAACTCAAGTAAAACCTCCAGTTCCAATTGTCGGGCCTGTTGTGCAAGTTGTTTTACTTCCTGCGGACTTAAGCAGGCAGCGATCAGCAGGATCACGTCTGCTCCGAGGCTCCTGGCTTCGATCAATTGGTATTCATCTACAATAAAATCCTTTCGCAGGATCGGTATCGGATTTATACGGGCTTGTATCAGGTCGTCATAACTACCTCCAAAAAATTCGGTATCGGTCAAAACGGAAAGACATGCAGCTCCATGCCGGGTGTATCCCTTCGTTACTTCTACCACATCCGCCTCACCATTGATGATCCCTTTTGATGGCGACTTACGTTTAAATTCAGCTATGATGCCAGAACTACTTTTTTTCATCAATGAATCATATAAGGATATCCGCTCCCGGTTGAAAAGCGGACTTCTTTCCAATTCCTGAATGGATATTGCAGTCTTGCGTTGCGCAACCTCTTCCTTTTTTCTTGCTATGATTGTATCCAGAATCGTCATTTATTTATTTTATATTCTCTAACCTACCCGGTTATAACCGCTGCGTAAGCTGTAAGAGATTCAAACTTGTAACGAAATCAACCTGGTCAAACTATCGTACGCCTTTCCGCTATCCAGACTCTCCACAGCGGCAGCATAGGCCTCCTGGTAATTGGCATATTTCCCGGTGGAGGACAGCGCCATGGCCGCATTGGCCAATACCACAGCATTTTGGGCAAAGCTACCCTCCCCTTTCAGAATACGGATAAATAGTCTGGCCGCCTCTTCCACCGATACCCCACCATAAATATCCGAAGCCTGTACCATTCGTTTTCCCAGTTCCACAGGTGTCATTACCTGTTCCCCCTGTGGAGTGATCACCCGGGCATCTGCCGTAAGGGAAATCTCATCATATCCATCCAGGGTATGTACAATGGTAAATGGAATATCTGATCCCTGCATCAGGTAGTTATATATCCTCGCCATTTCCAGATTATAAACACCAATGAGTTGAAAGGCAGGGCGCGCAGGATTGACCAGTGGGCCAAGCATATTAAAAAAAGTACGCATCCCCAGGTTGCGCCGGATAGGGCCAACCGTTTTCAACGCCGGGTGAAATAAGGGGGCATGCAGGAAACAGATCCCGGCTTCCTCCACTTCCTTTTTCAATGACCCACTATCCGGTTTGAACTTATAACCCAGTTGTTCCATCACATTCGAGGCCCCACTTACCGAGGATGCTCCATAGTTGCCATGTTTAGACACTTTCTGCCCGGTGCCTGCCACAATAAAACAACTAAGTGTGGAAATATTGAAGGTATTCTTTCCATCTCCGCCCGTTCCCACGATATCGATCGTGGCATGGCCATTCAGGTCAACCGGTACACAGAGTTCCAGCAAGGCATCTCTAAATCCTTCCAATTCCTCAATGGTAACACTTCGCATGAGATAGACGGTCATAAAGGCCGTGATCTCATGTTCATTATAAACCCCCTTCCCAATATTCACCAGTACCTCTTTGGCCGTAGACCGGTCGAGGGATTTGTGTTCGAAGAGGTACTGTAAGATTTTTTTCATTTTTATCGAAGTTATTTTTTTCAACAGCTAATCGCTTTTAGCTGGTAGTTTTTTGCTTTTATAACTGCACCCAGTTTCTCATTAGTTCTTCGCCGATTGGTGTCAACACGCTTTCGGGGTGGAATTGGACACCTTGCACATCAAATTGGCGGTGTTGCAGCGCCATGATCAGTCCGTTCTCATCGCGGGCTGTTATTTCCAAATCAGCAGGGAATCCCTCTTCACTTACTACCCAGGAATGGTACCTGCCAACTTCCAGGGTTTTTGGCAATCCTTTAAAAAGTGGGCTCCTGGGTTGGGTAACCGTAATGGGTGTGGCAACACCATGGTACACGGTAGATAGGTTGATCAGCTTTCCGCCAAATGCCTGTCCGATGGCCTGATGACCCAGGCATACCCCCAGGATGGATTTAGTGGCCGCATACTCACGGATCAAAGGCAGAAGCAAACCCGCTTCTTCCGGAATACCAGGGCCGGGAGATAAAATGATCTTATCATAGGCTTTTACCTTTTCCAGTGGCAACTGATCATTCCGAAACACATCCACTTTTCCGTGAATGATCTTCTGTACCAGGTGAACCAGGTTATAGGTGAATGAATCGTAGTTATCAAAAACGAGTATGGATGCCATCCTTATTGTTTATGTAGGTTTTCGGCCAATTCAACCGCCTTCTTCAGGGCGCCGAGTTTATTATTTACTTCCTGCAATTCCATTTCTGGTTGACTCGCGGCTACTACCCCTGCACCAGCCTGACAGATCAGGGTATTATGCCGGCTTAAAAATGTACGGATCATGATGGCATGATTACAGGACCCATCAAATCCCAGAAATCCCAGGGCCCCACCGTAATACCCTCTTGCCGATGGTTCATACTGATCGATCAGTTCCATGGCTTTTACCTTGGGTGCGCCGCTCAGGGTACCGGCCGGAAAGGTATTGGCGAGGAGTTCATAAGGTTGGATCCCCTCTCTCACCTTACCCACCACTTCGCTGACCAGATGAATGACGTGGGAATAATATTGCACCTGGCGGTAATGCGCAACGCCCACCTCATCACAAACCCGGCTCAGGTCATTTCGTGCCAGATCAACCAGCATCACATGCTCGGCATTCTCTTTGGCATCCTTGAGCAACCGCTCTGTCTCCTGCTGATCATACGCATCATCTCCTGTACGGCGAAACGTTCCGGCAATAGGATGTACGATCGCTTTTTGTTGTTGTACGATCAATTGGGATTCAGGGGAAGAACCAAAGAGTTTATAATCTCCATAGTCAAAAAAGAACAGATAAGGAGAAGGGTTCACACTGCGCAATGCCCGATACACATTGAACTCATCACCCTGAAAGGATTGTTCAAAACGACGGCTCAATACGATCTGAAAAACATCACCACGATGACAGCTCCGGATGCCCTTTTCCACCATGTCCTTGTATTCTTCATCGGTCATATTTGACGATTCGGCACCGCGGGTCTTAAAAGGAAAAGCCGGCACGTCCCGGTTACGGATCAGGGATTCGATCAATCCGACTTCCGATTCCAATCCGGCCACCCGGTTCTCGCAAAGGATCAATTCATCCCGGAAATGATTAAACGCGATCACATACTGGTAAAGACGATAACGAAGAAGTCCTACCCCTGCGGAAGGTGCATGCGTGAGTTTAACGGATTCAAAAAACTGGACCGCATCAAAGGAAGTATATCCATAAAGCCCCTGGGCAAACCGGCCTTCCCTGACCTGTGGTGTGGCCGCATCAAACCGGTCGGTGAATTCACCGATAATGCCGGGAACTTCCAGTGGGTCTTTGATGGACTTTGTTTCGGGTGGAAGCCCCGGCAATTTGAATTCAAGCCGGTGGGCATCGAGCACTTCGATACCCGCTATCGCATTGATACAGATAAACGAATAACTGTTCTCTGCCGCATGATGATCGGTGCTTTCCAACAGAATGGTATCCCTGAACCGGTCGCGCAGACGCAGGTAGATCCCCACCGGCGTGTATACATCCGCCAGCAGTCGCTTACCCGTTGTTTCTATCCTGATCTTCTTCATTTGAATAAAATAAAAAGCCCCGCAAATTTGCGGGGCCCAGTTATGTTATGACAAACACAGTTATGACATTACATGACCCCGGAAGAGTTTGTATGCCACCACCACTGTTTGTTATTGACTTGTTGCATATTGCAAATATGGTGATGGTTAATCATAAAAACAAATTTTATTTGGGAAGTCCGGGGTCGGGGGACCGGAATCCGGACCTCTGACTACCAGCACATCTACAGCACCCCCTTTGTACTAGGCAGATAGTTACTCATGGGGTCGCGCTTAACAGCCATCCGAATGGCCTTGGCAAAGGCCTTAAAAATGGCTTCGATCTTGTGGTGTTCATTATCCCCCTGGCATTCAATATGGAGGTTGCATCGGGCTGCATCGGAGAATGATTTAAAGAAATGAAAGAACATCTCCGTTGGCATTTCTCCGATCTTCTCCCGTTTGAATTCGGCCTTCCACACGATCCAGTTCCGCCCTCCAAAATCGATCAACACTTTGGCATCTGCCTCATCCATTGGAAGTGCAAACCCGTATCGCTCCATACCACGTTTATCAGTAAGCAAACGGCCCATCAGTTCCCCCAGGGCAATGCCTGTATCCTCTATGGTGTGGTGTTCATCAATATGCAGGTCGCCCTGTACTTTTATATCCAGGTCTATCTTTCCATGCCGGGCCACCTGATCAAGCATATGGTCAAAGAAACCAATACCGGTGGAAATAGAGGACCTGCCGGAGCCTTCGAGGTTCATGTCGATCATGATCTTTGTTTCACTGGTATTGCGTTCATGTACCCCCTGCCGGGTGCCCAATTTCAGAAAGGCATATATCTCGCTCCACTCCGTGGTTTCAAGCGCCACCGTACTGCCTCGCAATTCCTCGGCTTTGTCTTTTATCTCTCCTTGTCCCAGGCTGGGGTCCAGATTGAGCCAAATACCCTTGCACCCAAGGTTTTTGGCCAGTTGTATATCGGTAATGCGGTCGCCGATCACATAAGAATTGGCTATATCATAATCCGGATTGTCCAGGTAGTCTGTCAGCATCCCGGTTCCGGGTTTACGTGTGGGTTTGTTCTCCTCTGGAAAGGTCCGGTCAATGAATACTTTGGAAAAATGAATTCCCTCCCCTTCCAGACTTTTCATAACCAGTTCATGCAAGGGCCAGAAGGTATTTTCGGGAAAGGAATCTGTACCAAGCCCATCCTGATTGGTCACCATGACCAGTTCATAATCCAACTCCTGTGCTATACGGCGCATGTATTCGAACATGTGCGGATAAAATTGAAGCTTTTCAAATGCATCCAGCTGATAAGTGGGCGGGGCCTCCATAATCAGCGTGCCATCGCGGTCAATGAATAATACTTTTTTCATTCCTGTTTGATCTTTATGGTTCAAACCGGGATATTTCCCGGATCAATTCCTGGTTTTCCTTTTCCGTTCCCACTGTGATACGCAGACATCCTTCACAAAGGGTGACCTTACTCCGGTCGCGTACCACAATGCCTTTGGTCAGCAAATATTGGTAGATGGCTTCCGGATCGGTTACACGTACAAGGATGAAATTCGCATCGGAGGGAAAGATATGCAATACCTGGGGCAGCGGTTCCAATGCCGATACCAGCAGATCCCGCTGTTGTACAATTTCCAGGATCATGTCATTTACCTGCCCCACTTCCTCCAGGGCCTGTAATGCTAACTCCTGAGACGCCAGGTTGATATTGTAAGGTGGTTTGATCCGGTTCATGATCTGAATGATCCCTTCGCCGGCAAATCCCAATCCAATGCGTAAGGCAGCCAATCCCCAGGCTTTTGACAAGGTTTGCAAAACCACCAGTTGCGGGTAATCCTGCAATTCAGCGATCGCCGAACGTTGCCGGGAAAAATTGATATACGCTTCATCCACCACCACCAAACCAAAGTAATTATTAAGCAATACCTCAATATCTGCCGGATCCAACGAATTTCCAGTGGGGTTATTGGGAGAACATAAAAAGATCATTTTGGTATGATCGTCAATGGCCTGTTCGATTGCTTCAAGGTCCAATTGAAAGGCCGGTGTGAGTGGCACTTTCCGGGCTTCCACATTATTGATCCCCGCGCTTACCTCATACATGCCATAGGTGGGCGGACAAATGATCACATTATCAATTCCGGGTTCACAAAAGGCCCGAAAGAGAATATCGATACATTCATCGCTTCCATTGCCCACAAAAATGTTTTCCATCGCCACCCCCTTGATCGCCCCGATCTTTTCCTTTAACCGCTCCTGTAACGGATCAGGATAGCGGTTGTACCAGCGGGTAAGAGGTGAACCCAGACTGTTCTCATTGGCATCGAGAAATATCCGTGCCTCCCCTTTGAATTCATCCCGGGCGGAGGAATAGGGTTTTAGTTTTTTTATATTTTCCCGTATCAGGTTGTCCAGATCGAACGACATGCTTTATCTTTTTTCTAAAATTTATTGAAACCACATTTAATTGTTTCTCGCAGCGACCGCGACGTTCTTTGCGGTCGCTGCGAGAAACCTAATTTTGAAAAACTTTTATTTTATTTTTCTATCAATCTTACTTTAACCGCTTCCGCATGGGCTTGCAGGCCCTCGGCTTCCGCCATGGCGATCACCGCATTGCCAATATGCTCCAATCCATCTTTACTCAGTTGTTGGAAGGTGATCTTTTTGACAAAGCTATCCACACTCACCCCACTATAGGCCTTTGCATAACCATTTGTGGGTAAGGTGTGATTGGCTCCACTGGCATAATCACCAGCGCTCTCTGGAGAATAATGCCCAAGAAAAACGGAACCCGCCTGTAGAACCCGGGTGGCCATCTCTTCGGCACCGGTACAAGCCAGGATCAGGTGTTCAGCGGCATATTGGTTTATAAAAGCAAGCGATTCTTCGCGGTCTTTGAACACAAGTATCCGGCTGTTATCAAGTGCTTTTTCAGCCAGTTCTTTCCTGGGTAAATTTTCCAATTGCTTTGCAAGGGCGGTGGTGACCTTTTTAGGCAATTGTTTATCAGTAGTCACCAGTATGGCCTGGCTGTCTATGCCATGCTCGGCCTGACTTAATAAATCGGCAGCAATAAAGGAAGCATCTGCCGTTTCATCGGCAAACACCATTACCTCGCTTGGACCGGCCGGCATATCAATGGCCATGCCTTCCTGCTGAACCAGCTTTTTTGCGGCTGTGACATATTGGTTACCCGGGCCAAAAATTTTATTTACGGCAGGAACTGATTCTGTGCCATAGGCCATGGCGCCAATGGCCTGAATACCCCCGAGTTTGTATACAGCGGTCACCCCAGCCAGCATGGCGGTGTACAGAATAGCAGGATGAAGTTTCCCTTCTTCATTGGGAGGGGAGCAAAGTATGATCTCTTTGCAACCGGCCAGGGAAGCAGGTACGGCGAGCATGAGGATGGTGCTGAACAAGGGTGCAGTTCCTCCCGGAATATAGATCCCGACTTTTTCTATCGCCCTGTTTTCGCGCCAGCAGCGGACACCCGGCATGGTCTCCACCGGTTTTGGTGTCTCTATCTGGGTTTGGTGAAACCGTTCAATATTGAAGCGCGCCAGTTGAATAGCCGCTTTGAGTTCTTCCGATACCTTGTTATCCGCAGTGGCGAATTCTTTGGCTGTAACCTTAAACTTCTTTATCCGGGCTCCATCAAATTCACGGGTATAACGACGCAACGCCCGGTCTCCCTTGCGACGCACGGCATCCAGCACCCGACTCACTTTTTTGTCCAGCGAGGCTGCATCCATAACCGGTCTTGCCAGTAAAGCAGGCCATTCAGCAGGCTCGGGTTGATTAAATATTTTCATACATGACTATTTTAAATGACCATTTTTTCAATGGGCACTACGAGAATACCCTGTGCGCCCGCTTCTTTAAGTTGTTCGATCTTATCCCAAAATTCATCCTCACTCAATACCGTATGCACACTGCTCCAACCAGTCTCGGCCAGGGGCAATACAGTTGGGCTTTTCATCCCCGGTAGCAGAGCTATGATCTCCTTTAATTTTTCATTGGGGGCATTGAGCAAAATATATTTATTGCGTTTGGCCTTTTTGACCGCATTGATCCGGAAAAGCAGTTTCTGTAACAGTTTACCTTTTTCCCCATTGAAACTGCGGTTGCGGATAAGCACCGCTTGTGAAGAAAGGATTGTTTCCACTTCTTTGAGCCCGTTCAATAACAGGGTGGAACCGCTGCTGACCAGGTCACATACCAGGTCGGACAGACCGATACCCGGAGCAATTTCAACAGAACCACTGATCTCGTGTATCTCCGCCTCAATTCCTTTTTCTTTCAGGTATTGACCAACCAATCTTGGGTAGGTGGTGGCGATCCGTTTACCCTGAATACTCTCCGGTCCTTTAAATTCATGATTTCGAGGAACGGCAAAAGACAAACGGCATTTTCCAAATCCCAGTTGCTCCACGATATCCACTTCCTTTCCCTTTTCATATAAAACATTCTCTCCCACAATACCAATATCCGCTACCCCATCCGATACGTATTGCGGAATATCATCGTCCCGCAGGAACAGAACTTCCAGTGGAAACGTATCACTCGTGGTCTTCAACCGGTCCTTTACATTGCGTAATTCAATGCCACATTCTTTTAGCAGCTGGACCGAATCTTCGTAAAGTCGCCCGCTTTTCTGAATGGCAATTCGCAATCTTGTATTTACTTCTTCCTTGTTTTGTTGTGTCTCTTTCATGACGGTTCAAATGATTGAAAAAAATAAGGGCTTACCAGTGGTAAGCCCTCAAGAATTTATGTTTTAGCACATAACACCATCGGCTCACCCCGCGAGGTAAGAGGTATGATGATGGATATGCAGGTTGATCTTCATGACAGGGCAAAAATAGAAGGGTTACCGGGAAAAACCAAATTCACTTTCCCCTATATTTACAAAAACCGTTGCGTGTCATGAGAAATTACCTGGGATTTGCTGTCCTCACCTTTATTTTATTCTCTTGTACTGATCAGGGAAAACCCTCACGTAAATTGATCTGGAGTGATGAGTTTGACAAGGCCGGTTTACCCGACACAACCAGGTGGGCCTATGACCAGGGAGGCCATGGTTGGGGAAATAATGAATTACAATTCTATACCACAGCAAGGGCTGAAAATGCCCGGATAGAAGATGGTCATTTGATCATTGAAGCCCATCGTGAACCCTGGGAAGGGAAGGAATATACCTCCGCCCGTTTGGTGACCCGGGGAAAAGCGGAATGGCAATACGGAAGGATCGAAGTAAGGGCCCGCATACCTGAGGGTTTGGGTACCTGGCCGGCCATCTGGACCCTGGGAGCTACAAAACCTTTTGTTTGGCCAGACGATGGAGAAATCGATATCATGGAACATGTGGGGTTAAATCCTGGTTTTGTCCATGGCTCCATACACTGCAAGAAATACTACCATAGTATCGGAACCCAGAAGACCGATACCCTATTTGTACCCGATTTCTCCAAGGCTTTTCATGTGTACGCGGTGGAATGGACCCGTGATTCCATTTCCACTGAAATCGACGGGAATACCTATTTCCGTTTTGCCAATGAAAAAGCAGGATATGAGTCATGGCCATTTGATAATAAAATGTATCTGATCCTCAACCTGGCCGTGGGTGGTAATTGGGGAGGAATGAAAGGGGTGGATACAACCATCTGGCCCCGAAGAATGGAAGTGGACTATGTGCGGGTTTATGAATAGAAAAGTTGTTAAATTATTAATTATTGATTATTGATTATTAATCAGTTAGGAAATTATAACCGGCCAAAATATTACCTGCGTTTTCCTAAATAATTAATAATCAATAATAAATAATCCCACCCCCCTTCCGTGGTAAATACGCCCTGAAAACCCCTGCCCTTACTCCCCGACGAAAAGTGTAAATTTGCAGTCCTTACTGACCGTACCCATTAAATTCTTCACTGCCCATTACCAGCCGATATTGTTTGATCTAAAAAAGAGGAGAAGGTTATGTATACGTATGCATTACTTGAGCCGGGTTGTTATTACCTGGTACAGGAGAAGATCAATAGTCCCATCACCCTGATCAAGGCCTCGGTGGAAACCGACCATTGTCTGTTTGTGACCCGTTATGAAGAGCCGTTGGTGACGGAATGGAAACGAAAGAATGACCCCATTCACGATATTATTGAATGTCTGAGCGATGAAACCGCCAGTGAGTGGCAAAAATTCTATTATAACGAGGATGCCTATCATGAAGAGGATGATGAGTAGCCCTTGTATCATTTGTCACTAATCCATTTCCTGAATCTATTATTTTTACGCAAAAAGCACATGAGGATCCCTTTATTTGTCCTTACCCTGTCTTTATTCATGGTTGCCTGTACGGCACAACAAGGGAGCATGGGCAGGCTATCGGCCGATGAATTTGAAAAAGCCGTGACCATG from Chitinophagales bacterium carries:
- the hisD gene encoding histidinol dehydrogenase, whose product is MKIFNQPEPAEWPALLARPVMDAASLDKKVSRVLDAVRRKGDRALRRYTREFDGARIKKFKVTAKEFATADNKVSEELKAAIQLARFNIERFHQTQIETPKPVETMPGVRCWRENRAIEKVGIYIPGGTAPLFSTILMLAVPASLAGCKEIILCSPPNEEGKLHPAILYTAMLAGVTAVYKLGGIQAIGAMAYGTESVPAVNKIFGPGNQYVTAAKKLVQQEGMAIDMPAGPSEVMVFADETADASFIAADLLSQAEHGIDSQAILVTTDKQLPKKVTTALAKQLENLPRKELAEKALDNSRILVFKDREESLAFINQYAAEHLILACTGAEEMATRVLQAGSVFLGHYSPESAGDYASGANHTLPTNGYAKAYSGVSVDSFVKKITFQQLSKDGLEHIGNAVIAMAEAEGLQAHAEAVKVRLIEK
- the trpC gene encoding indole-3-glycerol phosphate synthase TrpC, which encodes MTILDTIIARKKEEVAQRKTAISIQELERSPLFNRERISLYDSLMKKSSSGIIAEFKRKSPSKGIINGEADVVEVTKGYTRHGAACLSVLTDTEFFGGSYDDLIQARINPIPILRKDFIVDEYQLIEARSLGADVILLIAACLSPQEVKQLAQQARQLELEVLLELHDEEELGHAGDATRIIGINNRDLKTFSVDLDRSLRMAEQLPNDAVKVAESGISQVDTLKLFYKHGFRGFLIGENFMKEHDPVEAFARFSSEWVQTKELIAKS
- a CDS encoding ATP phosphoribosyltransferase; this encodes MKETQQNKEEVNTRLRIAIQKSGRLYEDSVQLLKECGIELRNVKDRLKTTSDTFPLEVLFLRDDDIPQYVSDGVADIGIVGENVLYEKGKEVDIVEQLGFGKCRLSFAVPRNHEFKGPESIQGKRIATTYPRLVGQYLKEKGIEAEIHEISGSVEIAPGIGLSDLVCDLVSSGSTLLLNGLKEVETILSSQAVLIRNRSFNGEKGKLLQKLLFRINAVKKAKRNKYILLNAPNEKLKEIIALLPGMKSPTVLPLAETGWSSVHTVLSEDEFWDKIEQLKEAGAQGILVVPIEKMVI
- a CDS encoding glycoside hydrolase family 16 protein — its product is MRNYLGFAVLTFILFSCTDQGKPSRKLIWSDEFDKAGLPDTTRWAYDQGGHGWGNNELQFYTTARAENARIEDGHLIIEAHREPWEGKEYTSARLVTRGKAEWQYGRIEVRARIPEGLGTWPAIWTLGATKPFVWPDDGEIDIMEHVGLNPGFVHGSIHCKKYYHSIGTQKTDTLFVPDFSKAFHVYAVEWTRDSISTEIDGNTYFRFANEKAGYESWPFDNKMYLILNLAVGGNWGGMKGVDTTIWPRRMEVDYVRVYE
- the hisC gene encoding histidinol-phosphate transaminase — protein: MSFDLDNLIRENIKKLKPYSSARDEFKGEARIFLDANENSLGSPLTRWYNRYPDPLQERLKEKIGAIKGVAMENIFVGNGSDECIDILFRAFCEPGIDNVIICPPTYGMYEVSAGINNVEARKVPLTPAFQLDLEAIEQAIDDHTKMIFLCSPNNPTGNSLDPADIEVLLNNYFGLVVVDEAYINFSRQRSAIAELQDYPQLVVLQTLSKAWGLAALRIGLGFAGEGIIQIMNRIKPPYNINLASQELALQALEEVGQVNDMILEIVQQRDLLVSALEPLPQVLHIFPSDANFILVRVTDPEAIYQYLLTKGIVVRDRSKVTLCEGCLRITVGTEKENQELIREISRFEP
- a CDS encoding aminodeoxychorismate/anthranilate synthase component II, with product MASILVFDNYDSFTYNLVHLVQKIIHGKVDVFRNDQLPLEKVKAYDKIILSPGPGIPEEAGLLLPLIREYAATKSILGVCLGHQAIGQAFGGKLINLSTVYHGVATPITVTQPRSPLFKGLPKTLEVGRYHSWVVSEEGFPADLEITARDENGLIMALQHRQFDVQGVQFHPESVLTPIGEELMRNWVQL
- the hisB gene encoding bifunctional histidinol-phosphatase/imidazoleglycerol-phosphate dehydratase HisB, translated to MKKVLFIDRDGTLIMEAPPTYQLDAFEKLQFYPHMFEYMRRIAQELDYELVMVTNQDGLGTDSFPENTFWPLHELVMKSLEGEGIHFSKVFIDRTFPEENKPTRKPGTGMLTDYLDNPDYDIANSYVIGDRITDIQLAKNLGCKGIWLNLDPSLGQGEIKDKAEELRGSTVALETTEWSEIYAFLKLGTRQGVHERNTSETKIMIDMNLEGSGRSSISTGIGFFDHMLDQVARHGKIDLDIKVQGDLHIDEHHTIEDTGIALGELMGRLLTDKRGMERYGFALPMDEADAKVLIDFGGRNWIVWKAEFKREKIGEMPTEMFFHFFKSFSDAARCNLHIECQGDNEHHKIEAIFKAFAKAIRMAVKRDPMSNYLPSTKGVL
- a CDS encoding anthranilate synthase component I family protein, producing the protein MKKIRIETTGKRLLADVYTPVGIYLRLRDRFRDTILLESTDHHAAENSYSFICINAIAGIEVLDAHRLEFKLPGLPPETKSIKDPLEVPGIIGEFTDRFDAATPQVREGRFAQGLYGYTSFDAVQFFESVKLTHAPSAGVGLLRYRLYQYVIAFNHFRDELILCENRVAGLESEVGLIESLIRNRDVPAFPFKTRGAESSNMTDEEYKDMVEKGIRSCHRGDVFQIVLSRRFEQSFQGDEFNVYRALRSVNPSPYLFFFDYGDYKLFGSSPESQLIVQQQKAIVHPIAGTFRRTGDDAYDQQETERLLKDAKENAEHVMLVDLARNDLSRVCDEVGVAHYRQVQYYSHVIHLVSEVVGKVREGIQPYELLANTFPAGTLSGAPKVKAMELIDQYEPSARGYYGGALGFLGFDGSCNHAIMIRTFLSRHNTLICQAGAGVVAASQPEMELQEVNNKLGALKKAVELAENLHKQ
- the trpD gene encoding anthranilate phosphoribosyltransferase, whose protein sequence is MKKILQYLFEHKSLDRSTAKEVLVNIGKGVYNEHEITAFMTVYLMRSVTIEELEGFRDALLELCVPVDLNGHATIDIVGTGGDGKNTFNISTLSCFIVAGTGQKVSKHGNYGASSVSGASNVMEQLGYKFKPDSGSLKKEVEEAGICFLHAPLFHPALKTVGPIRRNLGMRTFFNMLGPLVNPARPAFQLIGVYNLEMARIYNYLMQGSDIPFTIVHTLDGYDEISLTADARVITPQGEQVMTPVELGKRMVQASDIYGGVSVEEAARLFIRILKGEGSFAQNAVVLANAAMALSSTGKYANYQEAYAAAVESLDSGKAYDSLTRLISLQV